A region of Solanum dulcamara chromosome 7, daSolDulc1.2, whole genome shotgun sequence DNA encodes the following proteins:
- the LOC129896822 gene encoding glycosyltransferase BC10-like: MKSRVGSQGSLEEGKDPVTKVVVSQHKPLPLRLLQFLLLFLGLGIVFSFLSVYMVRYSVMQNVIPMVQSRFQPCFQQLSLESWIRPPSNLLHSMNDTQLFWRASIVPQIKEYPFNRTCKIAFMFLTRGPMPLTPLWERFFKGNEKLYSIYIHSLPSYKPDFPPSSVFHGRQIPSQVAEWGRMSMCDAERRLLANALLDISNEWFILLSEACIPLHNFKAVYHYISRSRYSFMGAVDEPGPYGRGRYNPNMSPEVNITDWRKGSQWFEVDRKLAVDIVKDEVYHPKFEQFCRPACYVDEHYFPTMLTIESPRLLANRTLTWVDWSRGGAHPATFGKADINDQFFKRISESPTCIYNNQPTSLCYLFARKFAPSALGPLLEHSTKLLGF, translated from the exons ATGAAGTCAAGAGTAGGGAGTCAAGGGTCATTGGAGGAGGGTAAAGATCCTGTTACTAAGGTGGTGGTAAGTCAGCATAAGCCTTTACCATTAAGGTTACTACAgtttctgttattatttttgGGTCTAGGTATTGTATTTTCATTTCTTAGTGTGTATATGGTTCGGTATTCAGTAATGCAGAATGTAATCCCTATGGTACAATCAAGATTTCAGCCCTGTTTTCAACAACTTAGTTTGGAGAGTTGGATTAGGCCTCCGTCGAATCTGTTGCATTCGATGAATGATACTCAGTTGTTTTGGCGAGCTTCAATTGTTCCTCAAATTAAAGAATACCCTTTTAATAGAACGTGTAAGATTGCATTCATGTTCTTAACTAGAGGGCCTATGCCCTTGACGCCATTGTGGGAGAGGTTTTTCAAAGGGAATGAGAAGCTTTATTCAATCTACATCCATTCATTGCCATCATACAAGCCTGATTTCCCACCTTCATCAGTATTTCATGGCAGGCAAATTCCTAGTCAG GTGGCAGAGTGGGGAAGAATGAGCATGTGTGATGCTGAAAGACGGCTTCTTGCTAATGCACTGCTTGATATCTCCAATGAATGGTTTATCCTCCTATCTGAGGCATGCATTCCTCTCCATAACTTCAAAGCTGTCTATCACTACATATCAAGATCGAGGTACAGCTTTATGGGTGCAGTCGATGAACCTGGACCTTATGGAAGAGGGCGTTACAATCCTAATATGTCTCCTGAGGTTAACATCACTGACTGGCGTAAAGGATCCCAGTGGTTTGAAGTTGACAGGAAACTGGCTGTTGACATTGTTAAAGATGAGGTGTACCACCCTAAGTTTGAGCAGTTCTGCAGACCAGCATGTTATGTGGATGAGCACTATTTTCCAACTATGCTGACCATTGAATCTCCGCGTCTGCTGGCAAACCGGACTCTCACTTGGGTGGACTGGTCCAGAGGTGGTGCTCATCCTGCTACATTTGGGAAGGCCGATATTAATGATCAATTTTTCAAGAGAATTTCTGAAAGCCCAACGTGTATATACAATAACCAGCCGACTTCACTTTGTTACCTTTTTGCCAGAAAATTTGCTCCTAGTGCTTTGGGTCCTTTATTAGAACATTCGACTAAACTTTTGGGCTTCTGA